In Pedobacter sp. W3I1, one DNA window encodes the following:
- a CDS encoding LemA family protein, with protein MKRLIFGILAAVIAVSTLSSCGYNSMVKLDENVKSKWGTVQTQYQRRADLIPNLVATVKGAAKFEQGTLTAVTEARAKATQMTVKADELTPENIQKYQAAQGQLSQALGKLLSITENYPELRATQQFSDLSAQLESTENRITVARKDFNDAVQQYNGKIRSFPTNLTAGMFGFKPKGYFEADATAKDAPKVEF; from the coding sequence ATGAAAAGATTAATATTTGGAATTTTAGCTGCAGTTATTGCAGTGAGCACTTTAAGTTCATGCGGATATAACAGCATGGTTAAACTTGATGAGAACGTTAAATCGAAATGGGGAACTGTGCAAACCCAGTATCAAAGAAGAGCAGATCTAATTCCGAACTTAGTAGCTACTGTAAAAGGAGCGGCTAAATTTGAGCAGGGTACTTTAACTGCCGTAACCGAAGCACGTGCAAAAGCAACACAGATGACGGTTAAGGCTGATGAATTGACACCAGAAAACATCCAGAAATACCAGGCCGCTCAGGGACAATTGAGTCAGGCTTTGGGTAAATTATTATCGATTACTGAAAATTACCCTGAATTAAGAGCCACTCAGCAATTCAGTGATTTATCGGCACAGTTAGAAAGTACCGAGAACAGGATCACTGTTGCCCGTAAAGATTTTAACGATGCAGTACAACAGTACAATGGCAAAATCAGATCATTCCCTACCAATTTAACTGCTGGTATGTTCGGCTTTAAACCTAAAGGATATTTTGAGGCCGATGCTACTGCAAAAGACGCCCCTAAAGTAGAATTTTAA
- a CDS encoding TPM domain-containing protein: MSLFSDIEQEKIATAISDAERATSGEIRIAIDKHCTGDPYEKAIEYFTKLDMDKTAKRNGVLIYLAHADHKFAIIGDIGINQVVPENFWETAKIAMTAHFAKGNLADGIIAGVALAGEKLALFFPPQKGDINELPNDIVFMDNLEHK; encoded by the coding sequence ATGTCGTTATTTTCAGATATTGAACAAGAAAAAATAGCAACCGCGATCTCCGATGCAGAAAGAGCAACTTCTGGAGAAATTAGGATTGCTATTGACAAACATTGCACAGGCGATCCATACGAAAAAGCTATTGAGTATTTTACCAAGCTGGATATGGACAAAACAGCCAAAAGAAATGGGGTACTGATATACCTGGCGCATGCCGATCATAAATTTGCCATTATTGGCGATATAGGTATTAACCAGGTAGTACCTGAAAATTTTTGGGAAACAGCCAAAATAGCGATGACTGCACACTTTGCAAAAGGCAATTTAGCCGATGGTATTATTGCAGGCGTAGCGTTGGCTGGAGAAAAGCTAGCCTTGTTCTTCCCGCCTCAAAAAGGCGACATTAATGAATTGCCAAATGATATTGTTTTTATGGATAACCTAGAGCATAAATAA
- a CDS encoding YgcG family protein, giving the protein MKKIFLFSLLSLLFTFAFAQDFPEKPGTLVNDYANVLSADQKHQLETKLVTFNDSSSTQIAIAILKSVGDYDINEYAVELGRKWGVGQSSKNNGIMIVVAVGDRKISIQTGYGLEGALPDIYAKRIIDNDIKPNFRAGNYYAGLDEGTTSIIKYTRGEYKNDSPKASSKKGGGGGSIVIIIIIVIVIIIIMRKGGGGGSEVIGGRGASNALFWAMLFGSGGGGRSSGGWGGGSSGGGGGGFGGFGGGSFGGGGSSGSW; this is encoded by the coding sequence ATGAAGAAAATATTCCTTTTCTCGTTATTGAGTTTATTATTCACTTTCGCCTTTGCACAGGATTTCCCAGAAAAACCAGGCACATTGGTTAATGATTACGCTAATGTGTTATCAGCCGATCAAAAGCACCAACTGGAAACTAAATTAGTTACTTTTAATGATTCGTCATCAACACAGATTGCTATAGCGATACTTAAATCAGTCGGCGATTATGATATTAACGAATATGCGGTAGAACTAGGCAGAAAATGGGGAGTTGGCCAAAGTAGCAAAAACAACGGTATTATGATTGTCGTGGCCGTTGGCGATCGAAAAATCTCTATTCAAACAGGTTATGGCTTAGAAGGCGCACTGCCTGATATTTATGCCAAGCGTATTATTGATAATGATATTAAACCCAATTTTAGAGCAGGAAATTATTATGCCGGCTTAGATGAAGGTACTACATCGATTATAAAATATACCAGAGGTGAATATAAAAATGATAGCCCAAAAGCTTCTTCAAAGAAAGGTGGCGGAGGTGGCAGTATTGTGATTATTATCATTATTGTAATCGTCATCATCATCATCATGAGGAAAGGTGGCGGGGGCGGTAGCGAAGTAATTGGCGGTCGGGGTGCATCTAACGCTTTGTTCTGGGCTATGCTTTTTGGAAGCGGTGGCGGTGGCCGAAGCAGTGGTGGCTGGGGGGGTGGTTCTTCTGGTGGAGGCGGCGGTGGATTCGGTGGTTTTGGCGGAGGAAGCTTTGGAGGAGGTGGTAGCAGCGGGAGCTGGTAG